From the genome of Capsicum annuum cultivar UCD-10X-F1 chromosome 4, UCD10Xv1.1, whole genome shotgun sequence:
ATATTATGATAACAAGAAGTTCCAGAAAAAATACCTGCCACATTTGCACTTGACTCACTTGTCACaggcttgtgtagtatgtgaaGAATCTGATTGTTCTGAGTTGGAGTGCACTGTGGAATTGCTCCATTGCTAAACACTGATTGTTGCATACCATTAATGCTGCCATTTTTATTTCCTGCATGCTGCATAAAAGGAGCATATTGCTTATTTCCGTTACCTGCATACTGCATGTGAGAACTGGACCTTTGTTGGCTATCTTCACCCTCAAGCAACGGGCCAAAGTACTGCATCTGCGGTCCAATAGAAGGtgttgtaacaaaattaacctttttctttctttataatcTGCAGGATATCCTATCAATTGGTAACATGTCTCTTTTGTGTGGCCTTGCATGTGGCAGTGTGTACAATACTTCAGCTTGTTGCAATTCTCTCTACTGTGACCCTTCATATCACATTGATCACAATATAGAAAACCTCCTTTTTGTCCCTTATAAGATTGACCTCCACGTCCACCGGGTCCTTGTCCTCTAAATCCTTGAGTCCCAAACCACTACTGCTAGCTTTATTTGTGAATAGAGCAGTAGGATCACTGATTTCACCAATTAAATATTGTGCTCCACTCAATGCCCGCTGACTCTCATCTTGAATGATTAATGCATAACACTGGTTTACACTGGGGGAAGGATTCATCATGAGGATTTGGCTCCTTGCTTGCCCGTAACTATCATTTAACCCCATGAGAAATTGCAATAATCTCTGTCTACTCATACTATCACCATATTCCTTCGATTTTTCACAGTCACACGCAATAGGTGGCACTATAGAATCATATTCAtcccaaagatctttcaatttcaaATAATACACAGAGAAATTAGAGTATTTGGGGAAGAgtaaaactaagaatgattttGTGTATGTACATAGTGCACAGCAATGATCAATTTTTGCTTATATACTAATTCCTATCTCTACTAACTATGGTTTAGTTCCACTAACCGCCTATGATCAAGATACAAAAATATCTACTATCTCTAACAAACTTTCTAACAAACTTGTCACATCAACAGCTTCCTTTTAACTGAACATTACAGTTGGCAATTAATCAACTAGCAACTATTTGTTTATCATAATCATATTCCTCAATAAATACCTCTTTATAAGTATTTATTCCACAATAATAAGCCAAACGACTTTGATCCATCAATTTCACCAAACTCTGAGACATTTCAGTTTTAGTTAAAACGTTTCTGTCTTAACGCATCAACTTATAATGTGTCATCTGGTAAATATGCTGCGGTCAACTTTTGATATTTATTGTTAAAATAAAAACTGATTAAGCTGACCTTAATTCTTGGATATTCAACAGTTTATGCCTTTGATAGATGCCAAATTAAAGCCGGCAATATATTGTTAACTATAAacaaatttctcttttttaatatttttatcttttttttttttttttcatttttgggcTCAAATCTACTGCGTAAATGATGTCAAATCGgagttattttttgtatatatatgttgcCACCTATGTATCTCTAGCATAATAATGTTAGTTTTTTTGTCCTAAAGTGAGTGTTAAAATGCTAAGTTACAATCAGCATCAAACCCCGTTGACCTCCTAATAATTTTCTTACACTGACTTGAAGAGTTCCTTTTCAAATCAATTATTGTGAGGGAATAACAATATGGGCCCGCTTTTATGTATTATGTTAGACTTGCCACACTTGAGCCGAGGAACTTTTAGAAATAGTctctctaactccatgagataGGGTTAAGATCTGTGTACACTCTATATACCCTCCTCATATATTTCCTACTTATGGGATTAACACTGAATATGCTGTTGTTGATTTACAATATGGGGTAGAAACATGCTTAAGATTTTAACTAGTCTATTTTATCaacattattttacaaatttggACCCACGGTTAATCTGATACTTTTTGTCCCTTTGCTCAGGTTAAGATACCATTGACCACTAGAACTATAAGATGGAAAAGCCCACAAACATCACTGTTTCGGTGCTAAAATATTACAACCATCTGCTTGATTAACTACATGTTGAAATGTGATGCCTAGTTTTCACTAATGAGTATTATTCTTTGTGATTAAGATGTTTGGAGTGGTTCGTGACAAACAGAAGCTGAGACCAAATAATTGAATTTAATTTTCAGCCGTCTCAGTTTTCAACTAGGCATTAAGTCATCTGCACATGCTTATGTCAAATAATAAAGTCATAATATAACACATCGTTCGTTTCTAGGATCTGGATTTGaaatatatgggttttgaactcGTCACCGAACCAATACATCATTTAGTTATTGAATTCACAATTAAATATTTCAAACACATGGTCTAAGAAGTGCTATCGGGTTCGTCTGTACCTAATATTGTAGCTCGTCCCTTGGTTTAATCACAAGGAACAAAAAGAACCCTCCTAAAACTCATTTAAGTATTCAAATAGGAAGATGCAGTTTGATacctttttatcttttcttgtCCCTATGTGAAATATTATATCTATTCATTCTATTATATAAAGGAAGaaacatgatagattttgataaaCTCAAACATTCATAAAAAAACTTCCACTAGCaatataaatttcttttttctcatttttgttgtTGAAGGAAAACTACAACATCAAAATGGTAAGCTCTCCTAGAGAATATTCTCAAAACCATGCATGGAATTTATGAGTAATTAGTTTTGTGTGTGAACTTATGCAGGGAATGTGCAGAGATGTCAAGACTGAACCCAAACAACTACCAAGGCTAGGGGGAAATAGAGCAGCTTTATTTGCATATGGTAAAAACAAAGGCATAATTCTATGTAATATGAACAACTGGCTTTGAGAGTGTTAATAATATGTTAATCTTTTAACCATGCAGCTATGGCGGGAATTGATGTCATGGCTTTCTTCGCAACCGGTGTGAGCTTGGTGACTTACTTTTATGGATATATGAACTTCAGCATCATAAAATCAGCTAATGCCGTTACAAACTTCATGGGAACAGCATTTTTGCTAGCATTATTTGGTGCCTTCCTTTCAGACACTTACTTTTCTAGATTCAAGACTTGTGTTCTGTTTGGCTGTCTTGAAGTTGTTGTAAGTTAATtccccttccccccccccccccccccccccccccccattatCAGTTTGAACGCGCTTCTATCCAAGCATATAATTGTTTATTCACAAAATCAGGTTCACCGTTTGATACTTATTAGTTACTTTAGTCAGCTAAGTCAAACGGACTCTTAAGTGTTTGCTTTCGCATTCAGGGGTATGCACTTCTAGCAGTGCAAGCACATTTTCGACAACTAAGACCATTTCCTTGTAAGGATGTACCTTTGAGCCAGGTGAATCAATGTGAGTCTGCAAATAAAGGTCAATTAGCAATCTTATACGCAGGACTTTATCTAGTTGCAATTGGGACCAGTGGGATCAAAGCAGCAGCACCACCTTTAGGAGCAGATCAATACGATGAGAAGGACCCTAAAGAGGCTGCTAAATTGTCAAGCTACTTCAATTGGCTTGTTTTCTTTCTCACCACTGGAGCCCTATTTGGTGTCACATTTGTCGTTTGGATAAGTGAGAATCAAGGATGGGATTGGTCTTTTGCTGTATGCAGTATCGTAGTAGGATTGGCAATTCTGTTCCTAACATTGGGAAAATCATTGTATAGAAACAATGTCACAAATGGAAGCCCCCTTACGCGCATTATGCAGGTGTTTGTTGTTGTGCTTAGAAACAGAAATCTTCCTTTGTCAGAGAATGAACACGAGTTACATGAAATTCATGATAAAGAAGCTCGATATGATACTGAGATTCTTCGAAAAACTGATCAATTCAAGTATGTTAACAACGCATTTACAATCTCTCATCTTTGTTCTAGTTATAATTGATATAGCCCAAGTAACAAAGCCCTGAAATATTTGTAGGTTCTTGGACCGGGCAGCGATAATGAGGACTGATCACGAGGCATCCACATCAAATACACATGGACCATGGAAACTTTGTACTGTCACACAAGTTGAAGAGACAAAAATTGTAGTCAGAATGCTGCCAATTATATTAAGTACTGTCTTCATGAACACTTGTTTTGCTCAGCTCCAGACTTTTACAATCCAACAAAGCACAACACTGGACAGAAAAATCCACAAGTTTGAAGTTCCAGGAGCTTCAATTCCTGCAATTCCCCTGCTGTTTATGTTTGTCCTGATCCCTATCTACGATCGCGTTTTCATTCCGATAGCAAGAAAATTTACAGGGATTCCAACGGGAATTAGACAGCTACAACGTATAGGTGTTGGCCTAGTACTTTCAGCTCTGTCAATGGCAGTAGCTGCTGTTGTAGAAAAACACCGTAAATCAGTTGCCATTAAGCACAACATGGTTGAATCCGCCACTCCATTGCCAATGAGTGTCTTCTGGCTAGGCTATCAATACGCGATCTTTGGTCTAGCCGATATGTTCACATTAGTGGGGTTACTGGATTTCTTCTATTCCGAGAGTTCATCCAGCATGAAAGCACTAAGTACTGCAATTTCTTGGTCTTCACTGGCAATTGGATACTACACAAGTTCAATAGTAGTGAGCATAGTGAACAAAGTAAGTGGTGGTTGGCTAGCTAACAACAACTTGAACAAAGACAAGCTCGATTACTTTTATTGGTTGCTAGCAGGATTGAGTGTGCTCAACTTTGGCTTTTATTTACTCTGCGCTTCTTGGTATAAATACAAGAAGGTAGATGTGAATCCAGAAGATGTTGTCCCTAAGGGGAAGATTGACatgagcatagtttaggatttcTACAAAATAATGTTGTTTGCTCCTGCGCACATACTATGTGCCAGAGAGCAGATCATCAATTCATCATATGAATCTTATGCTTCCTAGTCATTCTATAGTATGTTATTTATCATGGATTCGATATCATTAAGCATCGTTCTTCTATTACAACAcctaatagattatagatttcaaaatatgatttttttcacGGACCAAATATGTTAATGTTTGCCGGTGAAACTTTTTGAGGCATTCAAAGGGAGACGGTTGCTCGCCATTTTTTCAAAATGTTCGTCAAAAATAGCCTGTGCGAAGCAACAAATTAAAATGGTAGCCCATATGGGTTAAAAATTATATGAAAGTTCTTTAGAAACAGATCCCATAACATcaataggctctgataccactgttgattttaaaaaaaaaaaaaaaaagataagacagCAAAAAGGGGTGCAAACGGAAATTTTTGCAAAAGAGGAAATAATTATGGGGTCCAGCCCTATCATTCACAATGCAGGAAATTTCCTAGTAAAAAATTACTGCATGTCTTTTGTCAAATTTTGCATTTATTGGTTACAGAAAAGTCAAGAAGGAAATAGTATTTTGATGTCACCAATGACATCAACGTGGGTTGTTTGTTGCCTATAAATTGAGAGCTTCGGCTCACTTCAAAAACACaccaaaacaagagagaaaaacaatTAGAGAGCAATGAGGTATTTCATAGATTGTTATAAAAAAATTAGTctgtgaagaaaaaaattagagtgAACGATATTTTAGTAAGGTGTGAGTCAAAATAGGGTTATTTATTTTGAGTGTGTAGTAGTCAGTTTGAGTATTGTACTTGTTACTATGGTGTAAAAATTCCTTACTATAGTAATATCAGTTGCTATTCTTAGTCCGtggttttttccttatttaaaaggGTTTTCATGTAAAATCCTTGgtgtcattattttcatttatttttctattattttaccaCAAATACTTTTGTTGTTATTCTGAATTTATCcaacaaactggtatcagagcccGCAGTTTGCAATATCTGTATTTTTTGGTAACAATGGAAGTCAACACAAGTAGAATGGTTACCTTAAATGGCATTAATTATGCCATTTGAAAGGAGAAAATGGAAGATCTGCTCTATATCAAGAATTTTTATCAGCCGGTCTTTGACACTATAAAATCTGAAAGTAAAACCGATGAAGAGTGGAACCTGTTGCACAAACAGGTTTACAGTTTTATCAGGAAGTGGATTGACGATAATGTGTTGAACCATATTTCTAGGGAGACACATGCTCGATCCCTATGGGAGCATCTTGAAAGTTTGTATGCTCGAAAGATCGAAAATAATAAGACGTTCTTGATAAAACAAATGTTGGGGTTAAAATACCATAATGGTTATCTGATGACAGATCACCTGAATAACTTTCAGGGAATCATGAACCATTTATTTGTTATGGGCATTAAGTTTGATGAAGAAACTCAAGGCTTGCTTTTACTTGGTTCCCTACTAAACTCGTGAGAAACATTTAGAACTTCTTTATCAAATTATGCTCTCGATGGCGTGATCTCTATGGATTTTTTTAAGAGCAGCATTCTTAATGAAGAGATGAGACAAAAGTCTCAAGGTTCCTATTCGTCTGATGTCTTAGTGACTGGCGCTAGGGGGAGAAGAAAGAATCATGGTGCTCAAAGTAATGAACACCATAGAAGCAAATCCAGAGGAAAATTTAAAGATATTGAGTGTTATCATTGTGGGTTAAAAGGGCACACAAAGAAATTTTGTCAAaagttgaagaaggagaaaagagacaaaaaggaaaagaaagaagacgACAATGAAAATTGTGTCGCCACCATTACCACTGAAGATCTTGTTATTGTCCTTGATGCAAATCTAATAAATGTTGCTTGTGATGAGTCAAGTTGGGTTGTGGATTCTAGTGCTGCATCTCATGTGATATCAAGGAAGGATTTTTTCTCATCTTATACTCCAGGTGACTTTGGAACCTTGAGTATGGGCAATGAGACTGTTTCTAAAGTGGTTAGTATTGGTAcaatttatttggaaactaatACTAGATCTAAACTAGTTTTAAACAATGTAAAATATGCACCCATTATTAGCTTACACTTGATTTCTGTTGGCGTGCTGGATGATGAGGGATATGTTAATACCAATGGTGGTGGAAAATGAAAACGCATTAAGGGTTCTTTGGTTGTGGCTCGTGGAGACAAACATAGTGGTCTATACTGGACTACGATTTCTACTTGTGCTAACATGGTGAATGCAGTTGAAAGTGCTAGCTCTTCGACATTATGGAACAAGAGGCTTAGCCACATTAGTGAGAAAGGACTTAACGTTCTGGCCAAGAAGAAATTACTATCAGATTTTAAAAGTGATAAATTAGAAAAATGTGAGCACTGCTTGGCTGAAAAACAAAATAGAGTTTCTTTCAAGTTTTGTTCTCCTTCAAGAAAGACAGAGTTGCTTGAACTGGTGCATTCAGATTTATGTGGTCCACTAAAGACAAGGACTTcgggtggtgcactttactttgtcacttttattgatgattgctcAAGGAAACTTTGGGTCTATATCTTGAAGACTAAAGAACAAGTGTTCGGTGTCTTTAAGCAGTTTCAGGCTTCCATTGAAAAACAAATAGGGAAGAAGCTGAAGTGTATTCGTACTGATAatggtggtgaatattatggaCCGTTTGACGAATACTGCAAGCAACAAGGTATCAGACACCAGAAGACTCCTCCTAGGATGCCTCAACTTAATGGTTTGGCGGAAAAGATGAACAGGACCTTGAAGGAAAGAGTAAGATGTTTTCTTTTTGAAGCAAAGTTGTCGAACTCCTTTTGGGGTGAGGCTTTATTGACCGTTTCACATGTTATTAATCTATCTCCTGCTGTTGCTTTGCAAAGTGATATACCAAATAAAGTTTGGTATGAGAAAGATGTTTCCTATGACCATTTGAGAGTATTTGGTTGCAAAGCTTTTGTACATGTGCCCAAAGATAAGAAGTCAAAGTTAGATGCCAAGACAAAGCAGTGCATCTTCATAGGTTATGGTCTTGATGAGTTTGGTTACAGGCTATATAATCCAATTGATAAGAAGCTTGTAAGAAGTCGTGATATTGTATTCATGGAGAATCAAACCATTGAAGTTATTGATAAAGCGGAGAAACTGAAATCTTCAAGTTCTGATGGTGTGGTTAGTATTGATCAAATTCCTCATACAAGTGTGCATGATGGTGGTGGGCTAGATAATCATGGTGACACCCAGAATCATGTTCAAAATCAGCATGTTGATAATGACAAAGATGTTGTTGATGATGCTCCAGTTCAAGAAGTTGTGGATGAACCAAATGCTCCACTAAGAAGGTCTACGACACAACGTATTCCTTCTTCTCATTATTCTCCTAATTGTCATACccgatttttacctaaggtcaaaacgagcacaacaatatagactctaaaagatttaatttaatacaaagtcgccacctaatttttaaggaaaaataggaaacctatttatttatttaacaagtatgactttattCTAATCTACGAAACCAATTTTGGTtataggtaagggttcaaattattccgaaTGAAAGGGATTAGGCACctttcagaatccacaaatgtgattTCCGGttagacttaggtttattaagaGATGAAAAAAATCAGTGTATATACGTACAAATATAAAATGCATATTAAAAtgatgtaaataatttatatgtaacGAATGTATTAATTACCAATATTATAGTAAAACTATGTATAAAAGTATGTGAAGATATGCAAATAAAAGTATATATAAGAATGTATATGAAAAGAAAACgaaagattgaataaagaaaaaaattttgtaaagaaaaagatTACATaatgtttttaatataaataatatgaattatttttattaattatctaaatcGATTTAATGTATATACTAACGGCCTAGATTTGCCTAACGCTTGATGTGGATTGCGTAAATAAAAATATCTcacccaacaccccaaaaataaatatttcactataattaatattttgtgcaattgcaaaaatataaaagaaatataaatacaaaattcacTTCTTTACTGAATGCCCTTTCCGATATGTATTTCCGAGAACCTGtacaaacacttgtaataaaaatgttagtaacaaataaataattatcaaaataaattaaaaacgtatatgtgcatatatgtataaaaatataatttttaaaaggtGGGCtcagattaaattttaaatatgacaTCGCTATGAAGTGGTTGCTAATTTATTAGCCGTCCTAAATTGTCTTAACAAGATACGAATTATAAAACTTTTTGCGTTGTTATAAAAATTTCGTCATCGcccgaatttatttattttattatgtatttatatacgtaatatccgtctttttaTCTGCACAGGCCTcgaaaatcaat
Proteins encoded in this window:
- the LOC107868584 gene encoding protein NRT1/ PTR FAMILY 4.5 — its product is MGMCRDVKTEPKQLPRLGGNRAALFAYAMAGIDVMAFFATGVSLVTYFYGYMNFSIIKSANAVTNFMGTAFLLALFGAFLSDTYFSRFKTCVLFGCLEVVGYALLAVQAHFRQLRPFPCKDVPLSQVNQCESANKGQLAILYAGLYLVAIGTSGIKAAAPPLGADQYDEKDPKEAAKLSSYFNWLVFFLTTGALFGVTFVVWISENQGWDWSFAVCSIVVGLAILFLTLGKSLYRNNVTNGSPLTRIMQVFVVVLRNRNLPLSENEHELHEIHDKEARYDTEILRKTDQFKFLDRAAIMRTDHEASTSNTHGPWKLCTVTQVEETKIVVRMLPIILSTVFMNTCFAQLQTFTIQQSTTLDRKIHKFEVPGASIPAIPLLFMFVLIPIYDRVFIPIARKFTGIPTGIRQLQRIGVGLVLSALSMAVAAVVEKHRKSVAIKHNMVESATPLPMSVFWLGYQYAIFGLADMFTLVGLLDFFYSESSSSMKALSTAISWSSLAIGYYTSSIVVSIVNKVSGGWLANNNLNKDKLDYFYWLLAGLSVLNFGFYLLCASWYKYKKVDVNPEDVVPKGKIDMSIV